Proteins encoded by one window of Clostridium perfringens:
- a CDS encoding MATE family efflux transporter produces MKGFKNKEFLPTMIMMAVPITIQSFITSSLNLVDNLMVGKLGEESIASVGLANQYIFIFTLCILGINAGASVFMSQFWGKKDLKNIKKVLGLDISIGLIVSTLFALGSGFFSYEIMEILSNDLNVIELGAKYLQIVSVSCIFTNFTQAYSSALRSTEQPSVPMYASIVGVLINAFLNWVLIFGNLGFEPMGVNGAALATTIARLVEMIFIVSFVYFRKNKVASRLNELMSFDLNFVKIYFRTSWSVIVNEIVWSLGMTAYSIAYARIGTNAVASMQIATTLNNMFMVLLIGLATASSIMIGNKIGSNEEEIAREYAKDIAVIAVLVGFILGILIWITAPLALKPFNVSEGTYLDTVKVLRIIGLFFTIRAFNMVMIVGVFRGGGDTTYSMLVQCGTIWLYAVPMAFLGATVFSLPVYGVYFLICTEEFLKIIFEAVRLKSGKWIKNVISDIEEDESDNNLITV; encoded by the coding sequence ATGAAAGGTTTTAAGAACAAGGAATTTTTACCTACTATGATAATGATGGCTGTTCCTATAACAATTCAGAGTTTCATTACATCGTCATTAAATCTAGTAGATAATTTAATGGTAGGAAAGCTAGGAGAAGAGTCAATAGCCTCAGTTGGGTTAGCTAACCAATATATATTTATTTTTACCTTATGTATTCTTGGGATAAATGCTGGAGCTAGTGTTTTCATGTCTCAGTTTTGGGGAAAAAAAGATTTGAAAAATATTAAAAAAGTTTTGGGACTAGATATATCTATTGGACTTATAGTTTCAACTCTTTTTGCCTTAGGATCTGGATTTTTTTCTTATGAAATTATGGAGATTCTTTCTAATGATTTAAATGTTATAGAATTAGGAGCTAAATATCTACAGATTGTTTCTGTAAGTTGTATATTTACTAATTTTACTCAAGCTTATTCTTCAGCTTTAAGAAGTACAGAGCAACCTAGTGTTCCTATGTATGCAAGTATAGTTGGAGTCTTGATAAATGCATTTTTAAACTGGGTACTTATATTTGGAAATTTAGGCTTTGAGCCTATGGGAGTTAATGGAGCAGCTTTAGCAACCACTATTGCAAGATTAGTAGAGATGATATTTATAGTTTCCTTTGTTTATTTTAGAAAGAATAAGGTGGCATCAAGATTAAATGAGCTTATGTCCTTTGATTTAAATTTTGTAAAAATATACTTTAGAACATCTTGGTCAGTTATAGTAAATGAAATAGTATGGTCTTTAGGTATGACTGCATATTCAATAGCCTATGCTAGAATAGGAACAAACGCTGTTGCTAGCATGCAGATTGCTACCACATTAAATAATATGTTTATGGTATTACTAATAGGTTTAGCTACAGCTTCCTCTATAATGATAGGGAATAAAATTGGCTCTAATGAGGAAGAAATAGCAAGAGAATACGCTAAGGATATAGCTGTAATAGCTGTTTTAGTAGGATTTATTTTAGGAATTTTAATATGGATAACAGCACCATTAGCATTAAAGCCTTTTAATGTAAGTGAAGGAACTTATTTAGATACAGTTAAAGTTTTAAGAATAATAGGATTGTTCTTTACAATAAGAGCTTTTAATATGGTTATGATTGTTGGTGTATTTAGAGGTGGTGGAGATACTACTTACTCTATGTTAGTACAATGTGGAACAATATGGCTTTATGCTGTACCAATGGCTTTCCTTGGAGCTACAGTATTTTCTTTACCTGTATATGGAGTATATTTCTTAATTTGTACAGAGGAATTCTTAAAGATAATCTTCGAAGCAGTAAGATTAAAATCGGGAAAATGGATAAAGAATGTTATAAGTGATATTGAAGAAGATGAATCTGATAATAATTTAATTACAGTATAA
- a CDS encoding HD domain-containing protein produces the protein MTNQNLFLEIEKHLLEDVKPSIFLNKIKEEESFKNSSFNIFNQLNKENQIHQSNPWTHTLNVVDLASKYKDLSNNSKAFMWAALFHDIGKIRTLNPIHDRIGGEITRRFLREYSDDTYLNEKIISLVKHHSAPIFIINRVSYSIIDLINTADIHDVALLSLCNRLGNLSSKNNDLEKNLLDSNKFLKIMSSKTCLPLKEIIV, from the coding sequence ATGACTAATCAAAACTTATTTTTAGAAATAGAAAAGCACTTATTAGAGGATGTTAAACCATCCATATTCTTAAATAAAATTAAAGAGGAAGAATCATTTAAAAATTCTTCTTTTAATATTTTCAACCAACTTAATAAGGAAAATCAAATCCACCAATCCAATCCTTGGACCCATACATTAAATGTAGTAGACCTAGCTTCAAAATACAAAGATTTATCTAATAACTCAAAAGCTTTTATGTGGGCAGCCTTATTCCATGATATTGGAAAAATAAGAACTCTAAACCCAATCCATGATAGAATTGGAGGAGAAATAACAAGAAGATTCCTTAGAGAATATAGTGATGATACTTACTTAAACGAAAAAATTATATCTCTAGTAAAGCATCATTCTGCACCTATATTTATTATTAATAGAGTCTCCTATAGCATAATAGATTTAATAAACACGGCAGATATTCATGATGTTGCCTTATTATCACTATGTAATAGGCTGGGAAACCTAAGTTCTAAAAATAATGACTTAGAGAAAAATCTTTTAGATAGTAATAAATTTCTTAAAATCATGTCTAGTAAAACCTGCTTACCATTAAAAGAAATAATAGTATAA
- the nrdG gene encoding anaerobic ribonucleoside-triphosphate reductase activating protein, with amino-acid sequence MSNTIRLSGIAYESLVNGPGIRRVFFSQGCKHNCIGCFNPDTHDFNGGEERDIDELIKDLADNPFIDGVTFSGGDPLEQANKFIYIAKAARELGLNIWSYTGYKFEYLLEHANEFNKWKEYLENIDVLVDGKFDINKKEDGLKFRGSSNQRIINVKESLKEGKVIELEF; translated from the coding sequence ATGAGTAATACTATTAGATTATCAGGAATAGCCTATGAGAGCTTAGTAAATGGTCCTGGAATAAGAAGAGTTTTCTTTTCACAAGGATGTAAACATAATTGTATAGGTTGTTTCAATCCAGATACTCATGATTTTAATGGTGGAGAAGAAAGAGACATAGATGAATTAATAAAGGATTTAGCTGATAATCCATTTATAGATGGAGTAACATTTAGTGGTGGAGATCCACTAGAACAAGCTAATAAATTTATATATATTGCTAAAGCTGCAAGAGAATTAGGATTAAATATTTGGAGTTATACAGGTTATAAATTTGAATATCTATTAGAACATGCTAATGAATTTAATAAGTGGAAAGAATACTTAGAAAACATTGATGTTTTAGTTGATGGAAAATTTGATATAAATAAAAAAGAAGATGGATTAAAATTTAGAGGTTCTTCAAATCAAAGAATAATAAATGTTAAAGAAAGTCTAAAAGAAGGAAAAGTAATTGAACTAGAATTTTAA
- a CDS encoding YcxB family protein, whose protein sequence is MLEFVLNKNEFVKCRKEFISREIFFWTLFEIIGAVFVFIMTMVFIKASKDLNNSFYFVTLLAWFIFSIVCNIKNKKIIERDIEEKVRFLENKNMFGNCKVEILGNGIRIEYNEGAVERIYPWKIIREVFSFKENIYLFISSIDYVSIPKGAFKNKEERISFLNKISSDRNNVRERILSIIGLA, encoded by the coding sequence ATGTTGGAATTTGTTTTAAACAAAAATGAATTTGTAAAATGTAGAAAAGAGTTTATAAGCAGAGAAATTTTCTTTTGGACTTTGTTTGAAATCATAGGGGCTGTATTTGTATTTATAATGACCATGGTTTTTATTAAAGCCAGCAAAGATTTAAACAATAGTTTTTATTTTGTTACATTATTAGCATGGTTTATTTTTTCTATAGTATGTAATATTAAAAATAAAAAAATAATAGAGCGTGATATAGAAGAGAAGGTTAGATTCTTAGAAAATAAAAATATGTTTGGTAACTGTAAAGTAGAGATTTTAGGAAATGGAATAAGAATTGAATATAATGAAGGAGCAGTAGAGAGAATATATCCTTGGAAAATTATAAGAGAGGTATTTTCTTTTAAGGAGAATATATATTTATTTATATCTTCAATTGATTATGTTTCAATTCCAAAAGGAGCTTTCAAAAACAAAGAAGAGCGTATTTCTTTTTTAAACAAGATAAGTAGTGATAGAAATAATGTTAGAGAACGTATATTATCTATTATTGGATTAGCATAA
- a CDS encoding leucyl aminopeptidase, protein MYNFLVKKSKCTETDALLIPYFEEKTNIPNEEINNKINILKKKEQFKGSYGEIFNITRTTEDNIQDIILLGLGKETEITKEKIRRAFGKAVNEIKRLKSKSVFLRFDSVEAIGLENTLKAMVEGLALGSYSFNKYKSDKKEEIEVTVHIGGHNIKEEEVELCEKAIDEAIILSETTCLARDLVNEPANNMYPETLAKEVKNIGSKYGFEVEVFNENQIEELKMESFLSVGKGSDNLPRLIVMRYFGDKDNMDQRLALVGKGLTYDSGGYSLKTNAGMVTMKADMGGAASVIGAISAIAKRNLKINVIAVVAACENLISGHAYKPGDIIGSMAGKTIEILNTDAEGRLTLIDAVTYAIEKEKASEIIDVATLTGAAVVSLGEDVTAVITNKDEFYGELREASYETGEKVWQMPSFEDYGKLIKSNIADLKNIGGKYAGTITAGLFIGEFVQNKPWLHLDIAGPAFSEKKGDYCPAGGTGAGVRTLYELANRRCK, encoded by the coding sequence ATGTATAATTTTTTAGTGAAAAAATCAAAGTGTACAGAGACAGATGCATTATTAATCCCATATTTTGAAGAAAAAACGAATATACCTAATGAAGAAATAAACAATAAGATAAATATACTTAAGAAAAAAGAACAATTTAAAGGCTCTTATGGAGAAATATTTAATATAACTAGAACAACTGAGGATAATATACAAGATATTATATTATTAGGTCTTGGAAAAGAGACAGAGATAACTAAAGAAAAAATTAGAAGAGCTTTTGGTAAAGCTGTAAATGAGATTAAGAGATTAAAAAGTAAAAGTGTATTTTTAAGGTTTGATTCAGTAGAGGCTATTGGATTAGAAAATACATTAAAAGCAATGGTTGAAGGATTAGCCTTAGGATCATATTCATTTAATAAATATAAGAGTGATAAAAAAGAAGAGATTGAAGTTACAGTTCATATTGGTGGACACAATATAAAGGAAGAAGAGGTAGAGCTTTGCGAGAAAGCTATTGATGAGGCTATTATTCTTTCAGAGACTACTTGTTTAGCAAGAGATTTAGTAAATGAACCTGCTAATAATATGTATCCAGAAACTTTAGCTAAAGAGGTTAAAAACATAGGTTCTAAATATGGATTTGAAGTTGAAGTATTTAATGAAAATCAAATAGAAGAATTAAAAATGGAATCTTTCTTATCAGTAGGAAAAGGATCAGATAATTTACCTAGACTTATAGTTATGAGATACTTTGGAGATAAGGATAATATGGATCAAAGGTTAGCCTTAGTAGGAAAGGGACTAACATATGATTCAGGTGGATATTCTTTAAAAACTAATGCTGGAATGGTAACAATGAAGGCTGATATGGGTGGAGCTGCTTCTGTAATAGGAGCAATAAGTGCCATAGCTAAAAGAAATTTAAAAATAAATGTAATAGCCGTGGTAGCTGCTTGTGAAAACTTAATATCAGGTCATGCTTATAAGCCAGGGGATATTATAGGTTCAATGGCAGGAAAGACTATAGAAATATTAAATACAGATGCTGAAGGAAGACTTACTTTAATAGATGCTGTAACTTATGCTATAGAAAAAGAAAAGGCTAGTGAGATAATCGATGTGGCTACATTAACTGGGGCTGCTGTAGTTTCCTTAGGAGAGGATGTTACAGCCGTAATAACTAATAAGGATGAATTCTATGGAGAGCTAAGAGAAGCTTCTTATGAGACTGGAGAAAAGGTATGGCAAATGCCTAGCTTTGAAGATTACGGTAAGCTTATAAAATCTAACATAGCAGATTTAAAAAATATAGGTGGAAAGTATGCAGGAACAATAACTGCAGGATTATTTATTGGAGAATTTGTTCAAAATAAACCTTGGTTACACTTAGATATAGCTGGCCCAGCATTCTCAGAGAAAAAAGGAGATTATTGTCCAGCTGGAGGAACAGGTGCAGGAGTTAGAACTTTATATGAATTAGCTAATAGAAGATGTAAA